A stretch of the Amycolatopsis sp. BJA-103 genome encodes the following:
- a CDS encoding thioesterase family protein: protein MAHFQTATALGRRGDGPVFDTELDPQWTIGAKLHGGYLLAVLAKAAAAVSAHPHLTAISGSFSVAPEPGPAVVEVEVLREGRGLTQLRARLSQHGAPCTEALITQGVLTDGDAWWSGVDPVEIPPEQDCLPVPADGGGGFRIGLMDVVEQRLDPASAGFAVGQPSRKGVISSWLRLADGTDWDPVSLLVALDPVPPISYDLGIAGWAPTVQFTAYLRGIPAPGPVRVRMRAGEIGGDRMDEVAELWDEKNRLIGQATQIAAVRVP, encoded by the coding sequence ATGGCGCATTTCCAGACCGCGACCGCCCTGGGCCGCCGGGGCGACGGCCCGGTGTTCGACACCGAACTCGATCCACAGTGGACGATCGGGGCGAAGCTGCACGGCGGCTACCTGCTCGCCGTCCTCGCCAAGGCCGCCGCGGCGGTCTCCGCGCATCCGCATCTGACCGCGATCAGCGGCTCGTTCTCGGTGGCCCCGGAGCCCGGCCCCGCGGTCGTCGAGGTCGAGGTCCTGCGCGAAGGCCGCGGCCTCACCCAGCTGCGCGCGCGGCTGAGCCAGCACGGCGCGCCCTGCACCGAGGCCCTGATCACCCAGGGCGTCCTGACGGACGGCGACGCGTGGTGGTCCGGAGTGGATCCGGTCGAGATCCCGCCGGAGCAGGACTGCCTTCCCGTACCAGCCGACGGCGGCGGCGGGTTCCGCATCGGCCTGATGGACGTCGTCGAGCAGCGGCTCGACCCGGCCTCGGCCGGTTTCGCGGTGGGACAGCCGTCCCGGAAAGGCGTCATCTCGTCCTGGTTGCGGCTCGCCGACGGCACCGACTGGGATCCGGTGAGCCTGCTCGTGGCGCTCGACCCGGTACCCCCGATCTCCTACGACCTCGGCATCGCGGGCTGGGCGCCGACCGTCCAGTTCACCGCGTACCTGCGCGGGATCCCGGCGCCGGGCCCGGTCCGGGTGCGGATGCGGGCGGGCGAGATCGGCGGCGACCGCATGGACGAGGTCGCGGAACTTTGGGACGAAAAGAACCGATTGATCGGGCAAGCCACCCAAATTGCCGCCGTGCGCGTCCCCTGA
- a CDS encoding sugar ABC transporter substrate-binding protein, translating into MKRWLKMTAGAAAITLATAGCAGSGSGDSTNSSAPASNGSLTVWLMTGTAPEALTNSLHKEFEDAHPGVKVKYEIQQWNGIQQKLTTALASDNPPDVIELGNTQTPAFANQGVLADLTSSVGDFNGAQWLQGLKASGEFDGKTYGVPFYAANREVIYRKDMFEQAGITATPKTRAEWLDAITKLKAKFGSDPEFQALYQPGQNWYELLSFIWDEGGDIAQANGKSFKATLDSPQAKAGLEFYKQLTDASGTKAPKDADEATPQQAGIYGAGKVAMMIGVPGEADTAAKTDKSIKEKSGAFPIPGKAADKSAPVFLGGSNLVIPANSKNSAAAKDYVKLFSTPKYQTELAKAGYVPGTSTDVSALDANPLTKVMAEASKNGRAVPTSPKWGDVESGQNPIKDMLTAYLTGTKSLDQATADANAALDKLIGG; encoded by the coding sequence GTGAAGCGCTGGCTCAAGATGACTGCGGGCGCCGCGGCCATCACCCTCGCGACGGCGGGCTGCGCCGGTTCCGGCAGTGGCGACAGCACGAATTCGAGCGCTCCGGCCTCGAACGGCTCGCTCACGGTCTGGCTCATGACCGGGACCGCCCCGGAAGCACTGACGAACTCGCTCCACAAGGAATTCGAAGACGCGCACCCCGGCGTCAAGGTCAAGTACGAGATCCAGCAGTGGAACGGCATCCAGCAGAAGCTGACCACCGCGCTGGCCAGTGACAACCCGCCGGACGTGATCGAGCTGGGCAACACCCAGACCCCCGCGTTCGCGAACCAGGGCGTGCTCGCCGACCTCACCTCGAGCGTGGGCGACTTCAACGGCGCGCAGTGGCTCCAGGGCCTCAAGGCTTCGGGCGAGTTCGACGGCAAGACCTACGGTGTCCCGTTCTACGCGGCCAACCGTGAGGTCATCTACCGCAAGGACATGTTCGAGCAGGCAGGCATCACCGCGACGCCCAAGACCCGCGCGGAGTGGCTCGACGCGATCACCAAGCTCAAGGCCAAGTTCGGCAGCGACCCCGAGTTCCAGGCCCTCTACCAGCCGGGCCAGAACTGGTACGAGCTGCTGTCGTTCATCTGGGACGAGGGCGGCGACATCGCCCAGGCCAACGGGAAGTCCTTCAAGGCGACCCTGGACTCCCCGCAGGCCAAGGCCGGGCTCGAGTTCTACAAGCAGCTCACCGACGCTTCGGGCACCAAGGCGCCGAAGGACGCCGACGAGGCCACCCCGCAGCAGGCCGGTATCTACGGCGCTGGCAAGGTCGCGATGATGATCGGTGTCCCGGGTGAGGCCGACACCGCGGCGAAGACCGACAAGTCCATCAAGGAGAAGTCGGGCGCCTTCCCGATCCCCGGCAAGGCCGCCGACAAGTCGGCCCCGGTCTTCCTCGGCGGTTCGAACCTGGTCATCCCGGCCAACAGCAAGAACTCGGCCGCGGCCAAGGACTACGTCAAGCTGTTCTCCACCCCGAAGTACCAGACCGAGCTGGCCAAGGCCGGTTACGTCCCCGGTACCTCGACCGACGTGTCCGCGCTCGACGCGAACCCGCTCACCAAGGTCATGGCCGAGGCGTCCAAGAACGGCCGCGCCGTGCCGACCAGCCCCAAGTGGGGTGACGTCGAATCCGGTCAGAACCCGATCAAGGACATGCTGACCGCGTACCTGACCGGAACCAAATCGCTCGACCAGGCGACCGCCGACGCCAACGCAGCGCTCGACAAGCTCATCGGCGGATGA
- a CDS encoding YdeI/OmpD-associated family protein has protein sequence MDETTFTAATPAEWRAWLAENAGTAKEVWLIIQHKGNGVASVRIEEAMEQALCFGWIDGLHRKNDATSSRLRFTPRGSRSSWSRVNRERAARLIADGLMTARGQATIDLAKEKGRWQMVPDGEGVPEDLRVRLDADEAAGTHFAKFPPSSKRLILEWILTAKKPETRERRIARTVELAAVNLRANHPVR, from the coding sequence ATGGACGAGACCACCTTCACCGCCGCCACCCCCGCCGAATGGCGCGCCTGGCTGGCCGAAAACGCCGGCACCGCGAAGGAGGTCTGGCTGATCATCCAGCACAAAGGCAACGGCGTCGCGAGCGTCCGCATCGAGGAGGCGATGGAGCAGGCACTGTGCTTCGGCTGGATCGACGGGCTGCACCGCAAGAACGACGCGACCAGTTCCCGGCTGCGGTTCACCCCGCGCGGCTCCCGGAGTTCGTGGAGCCGGGTCAACCGCGAGCGGGCCGCCCGCCTGATCGCCGACGGGCTGATGACCGCGCGGGGTCAGGCGACGATCGATCTCGCCAAGGAAAAGGGCCGCTGGCAGATGGTGCCCGACGGCGAAGGCGTCCCCGAGGATCTGCGCGTCCGGCTCGACGCCGACGAAGCCGCCGGAACCCATTTCGCGAAGTTCCCGCCGTCGTCGAAAAGGCTGATCCTGGAATGGATTCTGACGGCGAAGAAGCCGGAGACCCGGGAGCGGCGGATCGCCAGGACAGTCGAACTCGCGGCCGTGAACCTCCGCGCCAATCACCCTGTCCGGTGA
- a CDS encoding TetR/AcrR family transcriptional regulator, which yields MGAKRTKARPGEGEKLRGEILRAADALLAETGTDEALTLRAVARRTGVSTPSVYAHFPSRDALLEAVCLGVWDELAQRMREHAAEVADPMRALSRCARVYARFALDHPVQYRVLLMRPSGGSSPGAVACFRHLADATAACVRAGILRGEPEVLAMGLWSAMHGCVSLLIAQPGFDWPEEPEALIDTVIRMAGLGTALACRVPRDAIPPSAELADSLDGLAAGWTTSRRRTG from the coding sequence ATGGGCGCGAAGCGGACGAAGGCGCGGCCGGGCGAAGGGGAGAAGCTGCGGGGCGAGATCCTGCGCGCCGCCGACGCCCTGCTCGCCGAGACGGGGACCGACGAGGCGCTGACGCTGCGCGCGGTCGCGCGGCGGACCGGCGTCTCCACACCGTCGGTCTACGCGCACTTCCCGAGCCGTGACGCGTTGCTGGAGGCCGTCTGCCTGGGGGTCTGGGACGAACTCGCGCAGCGGATGCGCGAACACGCCGCCGAAGTCGCCGATCCCATGCGCGCGCTCAGCCGGTGCGCGCGGGTGTACGCGCGGTTCGCCCTGGACCATCCGGTGCAGTACCGCGTACTCCTGATGCGACCGTCCGGCGGCTCGTCTCCCGGCGCGGTCGCCTGTTTCCGGCACCTCGCCGACGCGACGGCCGCCTGCGTGCGCGCGGGCATCCTGCGTGGTGAACCGGAAGTCCTCGCGATGGGCCTCTGGTCGGCGATGCACGGATGCGTGAGCCTGCTGATCGCCCAGCCGGGATTCGACTGGCCGGAGGAGCCGGAAGCGCTGATCGACACCGTCATCCGGATGGCGGGGCTCGGCACGGCGCTCGCCTGCCGGGTCCCGAGGGACGCGATTCCGCCGAGTGCCGAACTGGCCGACAGCCTCGACGGATTGGCGGCGGGCTGGACGACATCGCGCCGTCGGACTGGCTAG
- a CDS encoding aldo/keto reductase, translating to MEKVELGRTGRKVSQVSLGCMTMGTATDERTSARILDAYLDDGGDFLDTANCYSWWVPGAAGGESEELLGKLLKGRRDKVFLATKVSAGVADADSARKGYHEDGSADWDYIGRHFEGAGGDVIRRGVDESLRRLGTDHIDLYYIHVDDRATPLEETLAALDEIVRAGKVRHIGWSNVRSWRLERIRALAERNGRASPVAVQLQHSYLRPVADSASLATGDMLDFLRDNEDIALAAYSSILRGIYDDSARRLAHPVWQSYAGPDGEARMAAIEAVAAETGATGNQVALAWLLRQTSPRVLPLIGPRTWEHYEAIRPAFTLELSASQLAVLDGAGA from the coding sequence ATGGAAAAGGTGGAGCTCGGCCGGACGGGCCGGAAAGTCAGCCAGGTCTCGCTCGGGTGCATGACGATGGGCACCGCCACCGACGAGCGGACCTCGGCACGGATCCTGGACGCGTACCTCGACGACGGCGGCGACTTCCTCGACACCGCGAACTGCTACTCGTGGTGGGTGCCCGGCGCGGCGGGCGGGGAGAGCGAGGAATTGCTCGGGAAACTGCTGAAAGGCAGGCGGGACAAGGTCTTCCTCGCGACGAAGGTGTCGGCCGGGGTCGCCGACGCCGACAGCGCGCGCAAGGGGTACCACGAAGACGGCAGCGCGGACTGGGACTACATCGGACGGCATTTCGAGGGCGCGGGCGGCGACGTGATCCGGCGCGGCGTCGACGAAAGCCTGCGGCGGCTCGGGACCGACCACATCGACCTGTACTACATCCACGTCGACGACCGGGCGACGCCGCTGGAGGAGACGCTGGCCGCGCTCGACGAGATCGTCCGCGCGGGGAAGGTGCGGCACATCGGCTGGAGCAACGTCCGCTCCTGGCGGCTGGAACGGATCCGCGCGCTCGCGGAACGGAACGGCCGGGCGTCGCCGGTGGCCGTCCAGCTGCAGCATTCGTATCTGCGGCCGGTGGCCGATTCGGCGTCCCTCGCCACCGGGGACATGCTCGATTTCCTGCGGGACAACGAAGACATCGCGCTCGCCGCGTACTCGTCGATCCTGCGCGGGATCTACGACGACTCCGCGCGACGGCTCGCGCACCCCGTGTGGCAGTCCTACGCCGGGCCGGACGGCGAAGCGCGGATGGCCGCGATCGAGGCGGTGGCGGCGGAGACCGGGGCGACCGGGAACCAGGTCGCGCTGGCGTGGCTGCTGCGTCAGACGTCGCCGCGAGTGCTGCCCCTGATCGGACCGCGGACCTGGGAACACTACGAGGCGATCCGGCCGGCCTTCACTCTGGAGCTGAGCGCGTCGCAGCTGGCGGTGCTGGACGGTGCCGGAGCCTGA
- a CDS encoding MFS transporter, with protein sequence MTALGTAYWRLWSSSGLSNLADGIVKVALGLVAVQYTRSPALVAGLATVLSLPWLVFALHAGVLADRVDRRRAMLTANVIRAGLLASLTAAIALGFGSIWLLYVVALGLGLAETVHDTAAQAILPQVVGRDQLTRANSRLYAAELTANEFAGPPVGGFLVAAGAFAAFATPSALWIVAIVALFFVPGSFRAERTRETSVREDLVEGLRFLWENRILRILAIMVGGFNFATSAMITIFVLHAVGPSSAMGLSEQAYGFLLSAIALGSFAASFAAERIELALGRTRSLVLSLLTGAALVGIPAVTTNPYVIGAVFFLGGAGVVVWNVVVVSLRQRIIPDHLLGRGTSGHRLVAWGTKPLGALAAGLLAEVVGLRPVFAGAAALILALVLLCPREW encoded by the coding sequence GTGACCGCGCTGGGGACCGCCTACTGGCGGCTGTGGAGCTCGTCGGGGCTGTCGAATCTGGCCGACGGGATCGTCAAGGTCGCGCTCGGCCTGGTGGCCGTCCAGTACACCCGGTCTCCGGCGCTCGTCGCGGGGCTGGCGACCGTGTTGTCCTTGCCGTGGCTGGTGTTCGCCCTGCACGCCGGGGTGCTCGCCGACCGCGTCGACCGCCGTCGCGCGATGCTCACCGCCAACGTGATCCGCGCGGGCCTGCTCGCCTCGCTTACGGCCGCGATCGCACTGGGCTTCGGGTCGATTTGGCTGCTCTACGTGGTCGCGCTCGGACTCGGGCTCGCCGAGACCGTCCATGACACGGCCGCTCAGGCGATCCTCCCCCAGGTCGTGGGCCGCGATCAGCTGACGCGGGCCAACAGCCGCCTCTACGCCGCCGAACTCACCGCCAACGAGTTCGCCGGGCCACCGGTGGGCGGCTTTCTCGTGGCCGCGGGCGCTTTCGCCGCGTTCGCGACTCCCTCGGCGCTCTGGATCGTCGCGATCGTCGCGCTCTTCTTCGTCCCGGGATCGTTCCGCGCCGAGCGGACCCGCGAAACGAGCGTGCGCGAAGACCTCGTCGAAGGACTGCGTTTCCTTTGGGAGAACCGGATTCTCCGGATCCTGGCGATCATGGTCGGCGGGTTCAACTTCGCCACGAGCGCCATGATCACGATCTTCGTGCTCCACGCGGTGGGCCCGTCGTCGGCGATGGGCCTGTCGGAACAGGCCTACGGTTTCCTGCTGTCCGCCATCGCCCTCGGCAGTTTCGCGGCGTCGTTCGCGGCCGAGCGGATCGAACTCGCTCTCGGCCGCACGCGGTCCCTGGTCCTCAGCCTGCTCACCGGCGCCGCACTCGTCGGGATCCCCGCGGTGACCACGAATCCGTATGTGATCGGCGCGGTGTTCTTCCTCGGCGGGGCCGGGGTCGTGGTGTGGAACGTCGTCGTCGTGTCGCTGCGGCAGCGGATCATCCCGGACCACCTGCTGGGACGGGGCACCAGCGGCCACCGGCTCGTCGCTTGGGGCACCAAACCGCTGGGCGCGCTGGCGGCGGGACTGCTCGCGGAGGTCGTCGGGCTGCGGCCGGTGTTCGCGGGTGCGGCGGCGCTGATCCTGGCGCTGGTGCTGCTCTGCCCTCGTGAGTGGTAA
- a CDS encoding ArsR/SmtB family transcription factor: MDDQVAARVADRRREATAREAKALGHPVRLRILRLCGARELTNKELADRLGKDPGTVLHHVRQLVDAGLLEQAPVRTGASGALEKPYRNAGKTWWLDGPLNEENEDTRFGPIEAFQDELREAGPASVRVVERFALHLSPEEVTELDNRILDILDEYMTTDHQRLDRPLLNGIFLLHRMAE; encoded by the coding sequence ATGGACGATCAGGTCGCCGCCAGGGTCGCGGACCGGCGGCGTGAGGCGACGGCGCGCGAGGCCAAGGCGCTCGGTCACCCGGTGCGGTTGCGCATTCTCCGGCTCTGCGGGGCGCGGGAACTGACCAACAAGGAGCTGGCCGACCGGCTCGGCAAGGATCCCGGCACGGTGCTCCACCACGTGCGGCAGCTGGTCGACGCCGGGCTGCTGGAGCAGGCGCCGGTGCGGACGGGCGCGAGCGGCGCGCTCGAGAAGCCGTACCGCAACGCCGGCAAGACCTGGTGGCTGGACGGGCCCCTGAACGAGGAAAACGAGGACACCCGGTTCGGGCCGATCGAGGCGTTCCAGGACGAACTCCGCGAGGCGGGCCCGGCTTCGGTGCGGGTCGTCGAGCGCTTCGCGCTGCACCTCTCGCCCGAGGAGGTCACCGAACTCGACAACCGCATCCTCGACATCCTCGACGAGTACATGACCACCGACCACCAGCGGCTCGACAGGCCGTTGCTGAACGGGATCTTCCTGCTGCACCGCATGGCCGAGTGA
- a CDS encoding DoxX family protein — MPDAASGTRSLSLGSIVLWIVRVALAAEFLYSGYLLFAGGHTEQTFAEIGLGQWLRYVTGVLEAGGAIGLLVPRLGGPAALLLAGVMVGASVTELFILTNGGPVLPLILLIVSATLAWFLQDQTRALLGIEPPADDEDHH; from the coding sequence ATGCCCGACGCAGCCAGCGGTACCCGAAGCCTGTCCCTCGGCTCGATCGTGCTGTGGATCGTGCGCGTCGCGCTGGCGGCCGAGTTCCTCTACAGCGGTTACCTGCTGTTCGCCGGCGGCCACACCGAACAGACCTTCGCCGAGATCGGGCTCGGGCAGTGGCTCCGGTACGTCACCGGCGTCCTGGAGGCCGGCGGAGCGATCGGCCTGCTCGTCCCCCGCCTCGGCGGGCCCGCGGCGCTGCTGCTGGCGGGCGTCATGGTGGGCGCGAGTGTCACCGAGCTGTTCATCCTCACCAACGGCGGCCCGGTCCTCCCCCTGATCCTGCTGATCGTCTCCGCGACCCTGGCGTGGTTCCTGCAGGATCAGACCCGCGCGCTCCTCGGAATCGAGCCTCCCGCAGACGACGAGGACCACCACTAG
- a CDS encoding arsenate reductase family protein has translation MEIWVNPACAKCRSAVSMLDESGAEYTVRKYLEEPPTAKELKAVLKRLGLEPWDITRTAEAIAKELGLKTWGRTPADRDRWIEALATHPKLIQRPIITADDGTTVVARTPEAVQSVLPG, from the coding sequence ATGGAGATCTGGGTGAACCCGGCGTGCGCCAAATGCCGGTCCGCGGTGTCGATGCTGGACGAGTCCGGGGCCGAATACACCGTGCGGAAGTACCTTGAGGAGCCGCCGACGGCGAAAGAACTGAAGGCCGTCCTCAAGCGACTCGGCCTCGAACCGTGGGACATCACCCGCACCGCCGAAGCGATCGCGAAGGAACTCGGGCTGAAGACCTGGGGGCGCACGCCCGCCGACCGCGACCGGTGGATCGAGGCGCTGGCGACACATCCGAAGCTGATCCAGCGGCCGATCATCACCGCCGACGACGGCACGACCGTGGTCGCGCGGACCCCGGAGGCCGTGCAGTCGGTGCTGCCTGGCTGA
- a CDS encoding PP2C family protein-serine/threonine phosphatase: protein MSGTSTADDRLRVLEAITDTALGHLDPERVMATILGRVREVLGVDTATVLRHEPEAQQLHAIAASGIEEEVFQDVRIAVGAGFAGRVAAERRPVILDHVDETTVVNALLRERGLRTLLGVPMVAGDELIGVLHVGSTTPREFPEADVDLLRLVAARLALALQIDNSATDRAAAAALQRSLLPGRLPAVAGMKFSARYVPGTEPGVGGDWYDLFPLPGDRLGVVMGDVAGHGLNAAVIMGRLRSALRAYALESDDPAEVLSKLDRKVHHFEPGALATVVYGLVPASRDSVAISLAGHLPPVLAVPGRPSVFVEVPVDPPIGVTGLTRRRTVIELPPGGVLAFYTDGLVERRDRLIDVGLQRLAGVITPELPGVVCARVMAALVGSRPAQDDIALLVARRDEL from the coding sequence ATGTCCGGGACTTCGACCGCCGATGACCGGCTTCGGGTGCTCGAGGCCATCACCGACACCGCGCTGGGGCATCTCGATCCCGAAAGGGTGATGGCCACGATTCTCGGCCGGGTGCGCGAAGTGCTCGGCGTCGACACGGCAACGGTGCTGCGGCACGAGCCGGAAGCCCAGCAGCTGCACGCCATCGCCGCTTCCGGCATCGAGGAAGAGGTCTTCCAGGACGTCCGGATCGCCGTCGGCGCGGGGTTCGCGGGCCGGGTGGCCGCGGAACGGCGTCCGGTGATCCTCGACCACGTCGACGAGACCACCGTGGTCAACGCGCTGCTGCGGGAACGCGGGCTCCGTACCCTGCTCGGGGTGCCGATGGTGGCCGGGGACGAGCTGATCGGCGTGCTGCACGTCGGATCCACGACGCCGCGCGAATTCCCCGAGGCCGACGTCGACCTGCTGCGGCTGGTGGCCGCGAGGCTCGCGCTGGCGTTGCAGATCGACAACTCCGCCACCGACCGCGCGGCCGCGGCGGCGCTCCAGCGGAGCCTGCTGCCGGGACGGCTGCCCGCCGTCGCCGGGATGAAGTTCTCCGCGCGGTACGTCCCGGGTACCGAACCCGGGGTCGGTGGTGACTGGTACGACCTGTTCCCGCTGCCGGGTGATCGCCTCGGCGTCGTGATGGGCGACGTCGCCGGGCACGGCCTCAACGCCGCCGTGATCATGGGACGGCTGCGCAGCGCGCTTCGCGCCTACGCGCTCGAATCGGACGATCCGGCGGAGGTCCTGTCCAAACTGGACCGGAAGGTCCACCATTTCGAGCCGGGGGCGCTGGCCACCGTCGTCTACGGATTGGTACCGGCTTCGCGGGACAGCGTGGCGATTTCGCTGGCGGGACATCTCCCTCCGGTGCTCGCGGTGCCCGGCCGCCCCTCGGTGTTCGTCGAGGTCCCGGTCGACCCGCCCATCGGGGTCACGGGACTGACGCGGCGAAGAACGGTGATCGAGTTGCCACCCGGCGGCGTGCTCGCCTTCTACACGGACGGTCTCGTGGAGCGCCGGGATCGCCTGATCGACGTGGGTCTGCAGCGGCTCGCCGGGGTGATCACCCCCGAACTGCCCGGGGTGGTGTGCGCGCGGGTGATGGCCGCGCTCGTCGGCTCGAGGCCGGCACAGGACGACATCGCCCTCCTCGTGGCCCGGCGGGACGAGCTCTGA
- the pdxR gene encoding MocR-like pyridoxine biosynthesis transcription factor PdxR, whose protein sequence is MTKSQTNLAWDVLLDLSGPGPRHERLTRALRTVIREGALGSGAALPPSRTLAADLGFSRWVITQAYEQLIAEGYLAARTGSATVVRWVAPGTEPAKPLHRRAAPPEIDLAPGLPDLRHFPRQRWVEAVREVLSNMPHGEFGYPVPGGHPHLRAVLADYLRRCRGAVVDDVRISSGVTDGFGRVCRALLAAGITRVAAEEPGWLTLRHVATRAGLAVVGVPVDEDGLRVDEIPPGVRAVLVTPAHQFPTGTVLSPARRAGLLNWARDVDGLIVEDDYDAEFRYDRRPVGTVQGMDPARVALLGSVSKTLSPALGLGWYALPPQWTELVEPSPSPPALDQLAFAAFLERGSYDRHLRAARRRYRSRRDALVGALGPLPLSGVAAGLHLVLDLPGGSAAEVVRRAAVSGLRVADLDDYRATPGTPGLVLGYGNLADGSVGTAARLLIEAIRDS, encoded by the coding sequence ATGACGAAATCCCAGACCAATCTGGCTTGGGACGTGCTCCTCGACCTCTCCGGACCGGGTCCCCGGCACGAGCGGCTCACCCGGGCACTCCGCACGGTGATCCGCGAAGGCGCGCTCGGCTCCGGCGCCGCGCTGCCGCCCAGCCGCACCCTCGCCGCGGATCTGGGCTTCTCCCGCTGGGTGATCACGCAGGCGTACGAGCAGCTGATCGCGGAGGGCTACCTCGCCGCGCGCACCGGCTCGGCCACCGTCGTGCGCTGGGTGGCGCCGGGTACAGAGCCCGCGAAACCCCTTCACCGCCGGGCCGCGCCGCCGGAGATCGACCTCGCGCCCGGTCTGCCCGATCTCCGCCATTTCCCCCGGCAGCGCTGGGTGGAGGCGGTCCGCGAAGTGCTCTCGAACATGCCGCACGGCGAGTTCGGCTACCCCGTCCCGGGTGGACATCCGCATCTCCGCGCGGTGCTGGCCGACTACCTCCGCCGCTGCCGGGGCGCCGTCGTCGACGACGTGCGGATCTCGTCCGGTGTCACCGACGGGTTCGGCCGCGTGTGCCGCGCGCTGCTCGCGGCCGGGATCACCCGTGTCGCGGCCGAGGAGCCCGGCTGGCTGACGCTCCGCCACGTCGCTACGAGGGCCGGTCTTGCAGTCGTCGGAGTCCCTGTCGACGAAGACGGCCTCCGCGTCGACGAGATCCCGCCCGGCGTGCGGGCCGTCCTCGTGACCCCGGCGCACCAGTTCCCCACCGGCACCGTCCTGTCCCCCGCCCGCCGCGCCGGGCTGCTGAACTGGGCGCGCGACGTCGACGGGCTCATCGTCGAGGACGACTACGACGCCGAGTTCCGCTACGACCGGCGCCCGGTCGGAACGGTGCAGGGCATGGACCCGGCGAGGGTCGCGCTGCTGGGGTCGGTCAGCAAGACGCTCAGTCCCGCGCTCGGTCTCGGCTGGTACGCCCTGCCTCCACAGTGGACAGAGCTGGTCGAACCCTCGCCGTCCCCGCCCGCGCTGGACCAGCTCGCGTTCGCGGCCTTCCTCGAACGCGGCTCGTACGACCGGCATCTGCGCGCGGCCCGGCGGCGCTACCGTTCCCGGCGCGACGCGCTGGTCGGCGCGCTCGGCCCGCTGCCCCTCTCCGGCGTCGCCGCGGGGCTGCACCTCGTGCTGGACCTGCCGGGCGGATCCGCGGCCGAGGTGGTGCGACGAGCGGCGGTCAGCGGGCTGCGCGTCGCCGATCTCGACGACTACCGCGCGACTCCTGGCACCCCCGGGCTCGTCCTCGGCTACGGCAATCTCGCGGACGGTTCCGTCGGCACCGCCGCCCGCCTGCTGATCGAGGCCATCAGGGACTCGTGA